In one Natronoarchaeum mannanilyticum genomic region, the following are encoded:
- a CDS encoding PQQ-binding-like beta-propeller repeat protein → MPSTTRRTALGAVAGFVGGIAGCTGLRDEESFPIQQSWQAGIRDPSSVATTAAGQLLAGSHSPFRERPIVAGLDPRTGETTWSVTVAKGEKSPLGVGEGRAYAISKAETMVAVDAATGEPVWRRRLAPIDAADPGVVEFAPIPLGDRIMVPISGTEDDVPDRLVGVARSDGETLFTHDLPASLSGAPGATSDGVVAPLVDGRVLFLDRTGAVGWTRDIGAPLSAVGTADGTAYLGAATEELLALETATGSVAWDSSLANTVFARPLVTDDRVYVGGADYTLRAFDPDSGRQLWRDDLGNAVTHGPMQVGDRLVTLVGGTHHIRGSSGTIPFSPTALYVHEQDGTRVRKIRFDGKRFDGGSIEWAQATGETVYLGQTYGLTRVAPEAITDA, encoded by the coding sequence ATGCCCTCCACCACACGCCGTACGGCCCTCGGTGCGGTAGCCGGATTCGTCGGCGGCATCGCCGGTTGTACTGGTCTCCGCGACGAGGAATCGTTCCCCATCCAGCAGTCGTGGCAGGCGGGGATTCGTGATCCGTCGTCCGTCGCCACGACAGCAGCCGGACAGCTGTTGGCCGGCTCGCACAGTCCATTCCGCGAGCGGCCAATCGTCGCTGGCCTGGACCCCCGGACCGGTGAGACCACCTGGTCCGTGACGGTCGCGAAGGGAGAGAAATCGCCGCTCGGCGTCGGTGAGGGGCGAGCCTACGCGATCTCGAAGGCCGAAACGATGGTCGCCGTCGACGCGGCCACGGGCGAGCCGGTCTGGCGGCGTCGGCTCGCACCGATCGATGCGGCCGACCCTGGGGTCGTCGAGTTCGCCCCCATCCCGCTCGGTGATCGCATCATGGTCCCGATCTCCGGCACCGAAGATGACGTGCCCGACCGACTGGTCGGCGTCGCCCGGTCGGACGGTGAGACGCTGTTCACCCACGACCTGCCCGCATCGCTGTCGGGCGCTCCCGGCGCGACATCCGACGGCGTGGTCGCGCCCCTGGTCGACGGCCGCGTGCTGTTCCTCGACCGGACCGGCGCAGTCGGATGGACGCGGGATATCGGCGCTCCGCTGTCGGCCGTCGGAACTGCTGACGGGACCGCATACCTCGGCGCCGCCACCGAGGAGCTACTGGCGCTGGAGACCGCGACCGGCAGCGTCGCCTGGGATAGCTCGCTGGCCAACACCGTGTTCGCACGGCCGCTGGTGACCGACGACCGGGTGTACGTCGGCGGCGCAGACTACACCCTCCGGGCGTTCGACCCCGACTCGGGCCGGCAGTTGTGGCGCGACGACCTCGGGAACGCCGTGACCCACGGGCCGATGCAGGTCGGCGACCGCCTGGTGACGCTGGTCGGCGGGACGCACCACATCCGCGGCTCGAGCGGTACCATCCCGTTCAGCCCGACGGCGCTCTACGTCCACGAACAGGACGGCACGCGCGTCCGGAAGATCCGGTTCGACGGGAAGCGGTTCGATGGCGGCAGCATCGAATGGGCACAGGCGACCGGTGAGACGGTGTATCTGGGGCAGACGTACGGTCTGACGCGGGTCGCTCCGGAGGCGATCACCGATGCGTGA
- a CDS encoding ABC transporter permease — MSEAAGDTAADEARADGGHARTTPSRNSFISDFWVNFVRWNLKAIRNPFVVVGSLIQPIIFLVLFTQVFGQIATSALGGGGGAGGITYETFLLPAIAMQVSLAAAAGSGIGLVNDMEEGMFEKTLVMPMSRSAMFLGKTAAEILRIVVQIAIILVLGAVLGANVATGFLGAVGILGIGILFSLWFIALSNIMAIVTRDQESTIIGANLLQFPLLFVSTAFLPLNAMPDWIQVVATYNPITYGVDAARALMLDQDVMTVVEVTRFGGIWDTLVPAIAVLLALDVVLGGVMVYLLNRASSSAVQ; from the coding sequence ATGAGCGAGGCCGCGGGAGACACGGCCGCCGACGAAGCCCGCGCCGACGGCGGGCACGCCCGCACGACGCCGTCGCGCAACTCCTTTATCAGCGATTTCTGGGTGAACTTCGTCCGCTGGAACCTGAAGGCGATACGCAACCCGTTCGTCGTCGTCGGGTCGCTCATCCAGCCGATCATCTTCCTCGTCCTGTTCACGCAGGTGTTCGGCCAGATCGCGACGAGCGCGCTCGGCGGCGGTGGCGGGGCGGGGGGCATCACCTACGAGACGTTCCTGCTGCCCGCCATCGCGATGCAGGTGTCGCTGGCGGCCGCCGCGGGGTCGGGGATCGGTCTCGTCAACGACATGGAGGAAGGGATGTTCGAGAAGACGCTCGTGATGCCGATGAGCCGCTCGGCGATGTTCCTCGGCAAGACCGCCGCCGAGATCCTCCGGATCGTCGTCCAGATCGCCATCATCCTCGTGCTGGGCGCGGTGCTCGGCGCGAACGTCGCCACCGGGTTCCTCGGCGCCGTGGGGATCCTCGGCATTGGAATCCTCTTTTCGCTGTGGTTCATCGCGCTCTCGAACATCATGGCCATCGTAACCCGCGACCAGGAATCGACGATCATCGGCGCGAACCTCCTGCAGTTTCCCCTGCTGTTCGTTTCGACCGCCTTCCTCCCGCTGAACGCGATGCCCGACTGGATCCAGGTCGTCGCGACGTACAACCCGATCACCTACGGCGTGGACGCCGCACGCGCGCTCATGCTCGACCAGGACGTCATGACCGTCGTCGAGGTCACCCGCTTCGGCGGCATCTGGGACACGCTCGTCCCGGCGATCGCCGTGCTCCTCGCGCTCGACGTCGTGCTCGGCGGCGTCATGGTCTACCTGCTCAACCGCGCGTCGAGTTCCGCCGTGCAGTGA
- a CDS encoding ABC transporter ATP-binding protein, translating into MTDDTLRTDGRGAAIDAEGVELTYADGTEAVKGIDLTIPEGEFFGFLGANGAGKTTTIKTFSTLLSPTAGSITVNGFDVRDEPRRIRETIGYMAQETSVDEELTARENIRFAARAYGVPKSERVERIDELLDLVDLADVGDKQASEFSGGMKKRLDAATALVHNPPLVFLDEPTTGLDPKARNRLWEYFERINERGTTLFLTTQYLEEADQLCDRIAVIMDGEIVATGSPAELKRRVGGEILDVDVPAGEDARERAAEIARGGDVFDADADVTVTDDGISVTAERAREHGTDLLVALRDAGITVTGFNIRAPTLDDVFLAITGEELDSEDRSADAADVTESEVSAE; encoded by the coding sequence GTGACCGACGACACGCTACGGACGGACGGGCGCGGTGCCGCCATCGACGCCGAGGGCGTGGAACTCACCTACGCCGACGGGACGGAGGCGGTGAAAGGGATCGATCTGACGATCCCGGAGGGCGAGTTCTTCGGCTTTCTCGGCGCGAACGGCGCGGGGAAAACGACGACGATCAAGACGTTCTCGACGCTGCTGTCGCCGACCGCGGGGTCGATCACCGTCAACGGCTTCGACGTACGGGACGAGCCCCGCAGGATCCGCGAGACGATCGGCTACATGGCCCAGGAGACCAGCGTCGACGAGGAGCTCACCGCCCGCGAGAACATCCGCTTCGCCGCGCGGGCCTACGGCGTCCCCAAGAGCGAACGGGTCGAGCGCATCGACGAACTGCTCGACCTGGTTGACCTGGCGGACGTGGGCGACAAGCAGGCCAGCGAGTTCTCAGGCGGGATGAAGAAGCGACTGGACGCCGCGACCGCGCTCGTCCACAACCCGCCGCTCGTCTTCCTCGACGAACCGACGACCGGGCTGGATCCGAAGGCGCGCAACCGCCTCTGGGAGTACTTCGAGCGCATCAACGAGCGCGGGACGACGCTGTTTCTCACCACGCAGTATCTCGAGGAGGCCGACCAGCTCTGCGACCGCATCGCCGTCATCATGGACGGCGAGATCGTCGCCACGGGCTCGCCCGCGGAGCTGAAACGGCGGGTCGGCGGGGAGATCCTCGACGTGGACGTCCCCGCCGGGGAGGACGCCCGCGAGCGCGCCGCCGAGATCGCCCGTGGAGGCGACGTCTTCGACGCCGACGCGGACGTGACCGTCACCGACGACGGGATCAGCGTCACCGCCGAGCGGGCGCGCGAGCACGGGACGGACCTGCTCGTCGCCCTGCGCGACGCCGGGATCACCGTCACCGGGTTCAACATCCGCGCGCCGACGCTCGACGACGTCTTCCTCGCGATCACCGGCGAGGAACTCGACTCCGAGGACCGGTCGGCCGACGCCGCCGACGTGACGGAATCGGAGGTGAGCGCCGAATGA
- a CDS encoding helix-turn-helix domain-containing protein produces the protein MGLIAEFRMTSKELPLVDVAEGVPDATVEFESVQGRPSGAPTFIVRIVDADADAIEAAFADADSVTDHSLIVADGATRRYRCRPTGGPPTELELLADNGSIPDRVLATPSGWEERRWFADREEFDQFRTFCRANDYGFRLDRLVETDEGSDGRATGPFGTSDRSWPREMTDAQREALVTAHEMGYFDTPRAATMADVADELGVASASLSERLRRAQNHLVTEFRRTSGIKPRTN, from the coding sequence ATGGGCCTGATTGCGGAGTTCCGGATGACCTCCAAGGAGTTGCCGCTGGTCGACGTGGCGGAGGGCGTCCCCGACGCGACCGTCGAGTTCGAGTCGGTCCAGGGACGCCCGTCGGGGGCGCCAACGTTCATCGTGCGGATCGTGGACGCCGACGCCGACGCGATCGAGGCGGCGTTCGCCGACGCCGACTCGGTGACCGACCACTCGCTGATCGTCGCCGACGGGGCGACGCGGCGGTACCGCTGTCGCCCGACCGGCGGCCCGCCGACGGAGCTGGAACTGCTCGCGGACAACGGGTCGATCCCCGACCGGGTGCTCGCCACGCCGAGCGGCTGGGAGGAGCGGCGCTGGTTCGCCGACCGCGAGGAGTTCGACCAGTTCCGGACGTTCTGCCGGGCCAACGACTACGGATTCCGGCTGGACCGGCTCGTGGAGACCGACGAAGGATCGGACGGACGGGCGACCGGTCCGTTCGGGACCAGCGACCGCTCCTGGCCGCGCGAGATGACCGACGCCCAGCGGGAGGCGCTCGTCACCGCCCACGAGATGGGCTACTTCGACACGCCGCGAGCCGCTACGATGGCGGACGTCGCCGACGAACTCGGCGTCGCGTCCGCGTCGCTCTCCGAGCGCCTGCGCCGCGCGCAGAATCACCTCGTGACGGAGTTTCGACGGACATCTGGTATAAAACCCCGAACAAATTAG
- a CDS encoding ATP-binding protein has translation MDQFVNRIDELDRLQTLYESGTAELAIIYGRRQIGKSELVRQSIADRDDAVYYQAVQGTATTQLRRFVEAAASTYPDITAVKEEWEPLLTYLTDRDAVIVIDEFPYLIESNEGLPSVIQHLWDTAIDESQATLVLTGSAIGMIHTHVLDGGAPLYGRVSQTPNGRLELTQLPFRSIQEFVPTYDPEERVFVYGVFGGTPRYLSPLDPSQSLGENITRLLCDPDGPLHDEPETVLQMELNEVNTYFSVLESMASGNRSRNEIAQGAGIESTNTSYYFDRLETLQIIEKHHPALADPARSKRTRYKIRDPVFRFYFRYLYGRGGQYELYGENAYADLIEPELPDFVSETFESLCHQAVPALYADYQLTQVPSQWWYKGQEVDVVAPTDESTLIAGEAKFTNTPLGYDVLADLEDDVEQIDWTPTGGGEQTYEFALFSRSGFKRSVEEAADERDDLRLFDLSDIVAILEGGTINVGG, from the coding sequence ATGGACCAGTTCGTCAATCGTATCGATGAACTCGATCGGTTGCAGACCCTCTATGAGAGTGGCACTGCAGAACTCGCAATCATCTATGGGCGCCGCCAGATCGGCAAGAGCGAACTCGTCCGCCAATCGATTGCCGACCGCGACGATGCCGTGTACTATCAGGCAGTCCAGGGGACAGCGACGACACAGCTCAGGCGATTCGTCGAGGCAGCAGCGTCGACCTATCCCGACATCACGGCCGTCAAAGAGGAGTGGGAACCGCTCTTAACGTACCTCACCGACAGAGACGCCGTCATCGTCATCGACGAATTTCCGTATCTCATCGAATCGAACGAGGGACTTCCCTCGGTCATTCAACATCTGTGGGATACAGCTATCGACGAGAGTCAGGCGACGCTCGTACTCACAGGCTCTGCAATCGGCATGATCCATACCCACGTCCTCGATGGCGGTGCGCCACTCTACGGACGGGTGTCCCAGACACCGAATGGCCGCCTCGAACTCACCCAGCTGCCGTTTCGCTCCATCCAAGAGTTCGTGCCAACGTATGATCCCGAAGAACGGGTGTTCGTCTATGGCGTCTTCGGCGGCACACCCCGCTATCTCAGCCCGCTCGATCCATCCCAGAGTCTCGGAGAGAACATCACGCGGCTGCTGTGCGACCCGGATGGCCCACTCCACGACGAGCCCGAGACCGTCCTCCAGATGGAGCTCAACGAGGTGAACACGTATTTTTCGGTTCTGGAGTCGATGGCCAGCGGGAATCGCAGTCGAAACGAGATCGCTCAGGGAGCCGGCATCGAGAGCACCAACACGTCGTACTACTTCGACCGGCTGGAAACCCTCCAGATCATCGAGAAACATCATCCGGCACTCGCCGATCCGGCGCGCAGCAAGCGGACTCGATACAAGATTCGAGATCCCGTATTCCGGTTTTACTTCCGCTATCTCTACGGCCGCGGGGGACAGTACGAACTCTACGGCGAGAACGCCTACGCGGATCTCATCGAACCGGAATTGCCCGACTTCGTCAGCGAAACGTTCGAATCGCTCTGTCACCAGGCGGTGCCGGCGCTCTATGCAGACTACCAGCTCACACAGGTGCCAAGCCAGTGGTGGTACAAGGGTCAGGAAGTAGATGTCGTCGCACCAACTGACGAGTCGACGCTGATCGCTGGCGAAGCGAAATTTACCAACACCCCCCTCGGTTATGATGTGCTCGCGGACCTCGAAGACGACGTGGAGCAAATCGATTGGACACCCACCGGAGGTGGTGAGCAGACGTATGAATTCGCCTTGTTCAGCCGCTCCGGGTTCAAACGCTCCGTCGAGGAAGCCGCAGACGAGCGTGATGATCTCCGGCTATTCGATCTCTCCGATATCGTTGCCATTCTCGAGGGTGGAACCATTAACGTCGGAGGGTAA